TGCTCGATGTTGGTGACCAGGACCTCGTCGCCGGGTCCCAGTCGCGGCCGCGCCCAGGCCTGGGCGACCAGGTTGAGCCCCTCGGTCGCTCCCCGGACCCAGACCAGTTCGGCCGGGTCGGCGGCTCCGATCAGATTTGCCACCTTGACCCTGGCCTGTTCATAGGCATCGGTCGCCAGCTGGCTCAGGTGGTGGATCCCGCGGTGTACGTTGGAATGCGTGTTTTCGTAGTAATCGTCCAGCGCGGCGATGACCGGGGCGGGCTTTTGCGAGGAGGCGGCGTTGTCGAGGTATACGAGTTTCTTGCCGGCGATCCGTCGGCCCAGGATCGGGAAATCGGCCCGCAGGGCCTGCGGGTCCAGTCCCGGGGAGCTCGGATGGACCAGCTTTTGCATCGTCAGATGATCGTTACCACGATCTGGTCGTCCTCGACCTCGCTCTCGAACCGCTCAACCGGGGTGGTGGCTGGAGCCGTCAGCGGCTCTCCGGTATCCAGGTCGAATATGGACCCGTGCAGGGGACAGATGACGGTGCAGTATTCGGTGCTGACCTCTCCCTCGGACAGCGAGGCCTGGCCGTGCGAGCATGTGTCCTCGATCACTTTGATTTCGCCGCGGACCTTGAACACCGCCAGCGGAATGCCGCCGGCCCGCACCCTGAACGCCTCGCCTTCGGCAAGTTCCGAATAGGCGCCTACCGCGAAGCGCCCGGTCCGGATCATCTAGCGTCCGCGCACGCCGGCGCGAAAGAGCACTTCCTGCTCGAGTCGGTCGCGGCAGCGTTCGTCGGATACCTGCGCCAGCACCGGTTCGACGTAGCCGCGAATCGCCAGCCCTTCGGCCACCGGTCGCGTAAAGCCCCGACTCATCAGGTAGAAGAGCTCTTCCTCCTCGATGCGCCCGATCGTGGCGCCGTGGGTGCAGCGTACGTCGTAGGTGCGGATCTCCATTCCCGGGATCGAGTCGGCGCGGGCCTGCTTGGAAAGCAGCAGGTTGTCGTTCTGCTGGTAGGTGTTCGACTGGCCGGCGGTGTCGGAGATCTCGATCGTTCCGTAGAAGACCGAGCGCGAGCGCTCCCGCAGCACGCCCTTGTAGAAGAGGTTCGAGTAGGTGTGGTCGCCGTGGTGGATCTGGCGGGTCTCGTGGTCGATGTGCCGGCGTCCGTCGAGCAGGGTCAACCCCCAGACCTGGCCCTCCGAGCCCGGCTGCGGAAACGAGACCTCGGTGTATGACTTGGCCAGGGCCGCCCCGAGCGAGAACTGGCAGAGGTTCACGCGCGCGTTGCGCCCCGCCAGCGTCCGCGTCTGGGCGAACGCGGCCGTGTGCAGGCCCCAGTTCTGGACGTGCTCGTAATTGAGGGTGGCGCGATCGCCGACATAGGCGTAGGTGAGCGGGCAGGCCAGGGTCTCGTCGTCGAGGGTCTCCGAGCAGTGCTCTTCGACCAGTTCAAGACTGGCGCCGTCGTCCACCCAGATCAGCAGGCGCGGAAACACCGCGATCCGGCTGCGGGTAGTCGCGATCATGCTGTACAGCGGCGCCGCAACGCTCAGGCCCGGCGGCACGTAGATGAACAGGCCGCCGTTCCAGAAAGCGCCGTTGAGGGTGGTGAATTTCTGCAGCGAACTGGGCGATTGCTCGGCCAGGCCCGGAAACCGCTCCAGCAGGCCGGGATGGTCGCGGGCCGCCCGGGCCAGCGAACAGAAGATAAGTCCGGAATCGGCCAGGCCGGAATCGAGCTCGATTTCGGGGTCGTGCCAGTCGACCTGGATGCTGCGGCCGGCAAACCAATCTTTTTCGAATAATCCGGCCGGCGCCGCGGCCGGCGGGCGCTCGCCCCAGGGCGCGAAATCATCGGGGGAGATTCCGCGCAGATCGGTGCGGCGCCAGGTCTCGTCGGTGATCTTGGGCAGCGGCGTGTCGCAGTAGGTTTGCCAGCTGGCCAGGCGCTGGGCTACCAGCCAGTCGGGTTCGCGGCCCTGGCGGGCATGGGCCTTAACGAGCTCGGCGCTGGGGCGAGCTTCTAGGGTCGGTGAAAGCGCCATTGGCGGTTGAATCGGTCCTGGGCGGTTGGTGGAAACGGGCTGGCTTGTGGCGAGATTGCCTTGGTTCGGACTGGCGGTCAGCCGACCGATCCCTCCATCTCGAGCTCGATGAGTCGGTTCATCTCTACCGCGTATTCCATCGGCAGCTCCTTGATGAACTCTTCGAAGAACCCGGTGACGATTACCGAGGTGGCCTTCTCCTCGGAGAGGCCGCGGCTCATCAGGTAGAAGATCTCCTCGTCGCCGATCTTGGAGACGGTCGCCTCATGACCGATCTGGGAGTCTTCCTCGGAAATTTCGATGTAGGGGTAGGTGTCGGTCTTGGAATCGGGCGTAAGCAGCATCGCGTCGCAGCGCACGAACGATTTCGAGCCGACCGCGTCGGGTTCGACCTTGAGCAGGCCGCGGTAGGTGGCCCTTCCGGTCCCGTTGGAGATCGACTTGGACGTGATCGTGGACGAGGTGTTGGGGGCGGCGTGGACGATCTTGGCGCCGGCGTCCTGATGCTGGTTCGTATTGGCGTAGGCGACCGAGAGGACCTCGCCGCGGGCGCGTTCGCCGAGCAGATGGATGGCCGGGTATTTCATGGTCACTTTGGAGCCGATGTTGCCGTCGATCCATTCGACGGCCGCCCCGGCCGCGGCGGTGGCGCGCTTGGTGACCAGGTTGTACACGTTGTTGGACCAGTTCTGGATCGTCGTGTACCGTACGTGCGCGTCCTCTAGGGCGATGATCTCGACCACCGCCGAGTGCAGCGAATCGCGCGCGTAAACCGGCGCGGTGCAGCCTTCGATGTAGTGCACCGAGCCGCCGGGCTCGCAGATGATCAGGGTCCGTTCGAACTGGCCGGCCGATTCGGCGTTTATCCGGAAATAGGCCTGCAGCGGCAGTTCGACATGCACCCCGGCGGGGACGTAGACGAAGCTCCCGCCGCTCCAGACGGCGGTGTTTAGGGCGGCGAACTTGTTGTCGTTGTAGGGGATGACGCTACTGAAATACTGCTCGACCAGTTCGGGGTACTCGCGCAGCCCGCCGTCCATGTCGAGGAAGACAACGCCCTGCGAGGCGAGCTGGTCCTGCAGGTTGTGGTACACGACTTCGGAGTCGTACTGGGCCCCGACCCCGGCCAGGAATTTCTTCTCGGCCTCCGGGATGCCCAGGCGGTCGAAGGTGTTCTTGATGTAGTCGGGAACGTCGTCCCAGTTGTCCTCGGACCCGCGGTCGGTGGCGCGCACGTAGTAGTGAATCTTGTCGAAATCGATCTCCGAGAGGTCGGCGCCCCAGGTCGGCATCGGACGTCCGGCGAATTCGGCAAACGCCTTGAGGCGCAATTCGAGCATCCAGGCGGGCTCGTTCTTTAGTGCCGAGATCTGGCGGATCACGTCTTCATTCAGGCCCGGCTCGGTGATGAAATCGGCTTTTACGTCGTCGTGAAATCCGTACTTGTAGTCGAACTCGATTTCGGCGTCGGGCGGCTTGATCACGTTTTCGGTGGCCATCTTTTAAACCGTTTCCGGTGCGAATTGCTTGTATCCGTCGCGCTCCAGCGCCTCGGCCAGCTCGGGCCCGCCGTCGGCGACGATGTCGCCGTCGATCAGCACGTGCACGAAATCGGGCTGGATGTAGCGCAGGATTCTCTGGTAGTGGGTGATCAGGAGGACTCCGATATCGGTGGTCCGGAGCGAATTCACTCCCTCGGCAACGATACGCAGGGCGTCGATGTCCAGACCCGAATCGGTCTCGTCGAGGATGCCCAGCGCCGGCTCCAGCATCGCCATCTGCAGGATTTCGCAGCGCTTCTTCTCACCGCCTGAGAACCCGTCGTTGAGGTACCGCGAGGCAAAACTCGAGTCGACGCTGAGCAGGTCCATCTTCTCCAGCATGCGCAGGCGGAACTCGCGCACCCCGATCGGACCCTCGTCGCCGCGGACGGCGTTGATCGCCTCGCGCAGGAACGTGACCAGCGGCACCCCGGGAATCTCGACCGGGTACTGGAAGGCCAGGAAGATTCCGGCGCGGGCCCGCTCGTCGACTTCCCATTCGGAGATGTCCTCGCCCCGGAACAGGATCCGCCCGGCGGTAATCTCGCAGCTGGGATTGCCCATCAGGGTGTTGGCCAGAGTGCTTTTGCCGGAGCCGTTGGGGCCCATCACGGCATGAACCTGGCCCTCGTCGACCGTCAGGTTCAGCCCGTGCAGGATTTCTTTATCGTCGCGCTGGACGTGCAAATCTTCGATTTGCAGCAGCGGATTTGGCGTCATCTTGGCCCGTAAATCAATTGCAGGTGGTCGCGATTCAGGCCCGCATAGTCGCCCTTTTGGGCGTATTTTGCAGGCTCAAACCTAGTTTATTTCGGCCCGGTCGGCGATCTCTTAACAGGGGCTAATTGTGCCCGCCGGCCGGCGGGCGCCATGACCAGTCCGGTTCCGGATCCGGCGCGGCGGCGATCTCGCTCAATTGGCGCGCGTCGGCCGCGCACACCGACGGGTCGGTGCGCAGGATCACGTCTAGGTGGTCGACCTCCTCGCCGAGCGGCTTCAGTGCCGCCCAGATTTCCTCGACCTGCTCCCGGCCGTATTGGTGCCGCGCGCGAGCCAGCGGATCCTCGGCCTGATGGGCAAAGTCCCCCGCGCCGCGCCCGTGCAGGCGCCCCACCGCCACATCGCCGCGGGTGGCCGCGCAGGTAAGCGGCGGGGCATCGGCCGCGGATTCAAAGTCGGTCGCCACCAGCGCGATTTCATGATCGATGAGTATTTCCTGGGTCCGTTCCAGGCGTTCGTTGCCGGTCAGCCAGGATGGGTCGCGGAACTCGACCGCCAGCGGCAGCCCGGGCAGGTTGGCGCGGCACTCTGCCAGGTAATCCTCGGATTCGGCGCTGGCCCCGAAATAGGCCGGAAACTGCATGGTTACCGCCCCCAGCCTGGCCCCC
This is a stretch of genomic DNA from Chloroflexota bacterium. It encodes these proteins:
- a CDS encoding non-heme iron oxygenase ferredoxin subunit → MIRTGRFAVGAYSELAEGEAFRVRAGGIPLAVFKVRGEIKVIEDTCSHGQASLSEGEVSTEYCTVICPLHGSIFDLDTGEPLTAPATTPVERFESEVEDDQIVVTII
- the sufD gene encoding Fe-S cluster assembly protein SufD; translated protein: MALSPTLEARPSAELVKAHARQGREPDWLVAQRLASWQTYCDTPLPKITDETWRRTDLRGISPDDFAPWGERPPAAAPAGLFEKDWFAGRSIQVDWHDPEIELDSGLADSGLIFCSLARAARDHPGLLERFPGLAEQSPSSLQKFTTLNGAFWNGGLFIYVPPGLSVAAPLYSMIATTRSRIAVFPRLLIWVDDGASLELVEEHCSETLDDETLACPLTYAYVGDRATLNYEHVQNWGLHTAAFAQTRTLAGRNARVNLCQFSLGAALAKSYTEVSFPQPGSEGQVWGLTLLDGRRHIDHETRQIHHGDHTYSNLFYKGVLRERSRSVFYGTIEISDTAGQSNTYQQNDNLLLSKQARADSIPGMEIRTYDVRCTHGATIGRIEEEELFYLMSRGFTRPVAEGLAIRGYVEPVLAQVSDERCRDRLEQEVLFRAGVRGR
- the sufB gene encoding Fe-S cluster assembly protein SufB codes for the protein MATENVIKPPDAEIEFDYKYGFHDDVKADFITEPGLNEDVIRQISALKNEPAWMLELRLKAFAEFAGRPMPTWGADLSEIDFDKIHYYVRATDRGSEDNWDDVPDYIKNTFDRLGIPEAEKKFLAGVGAQYDSEVVYHNLQDQLASQGVVFLDMDGGLREYPELVEQYFSSVIPYNDNKFAALNTAVWSGGSFVYVPAGVHVELPLQAYFRINAESAGQFERTLIICEPGGSVHYIEGCTAPVYARDSLHSAVVEIIALEDAHVRYTTIQNWSNNVYNLVTKRATAAAGAAVEWIDGNIGSKVTMKYPAIHLLGERARGEVLSVAYANTNQHQDAGAKIVHAAPNTSSTITSKSISNGTGRATYRGLLKVEPDAVGSKSFVRCDAMLLTPDSKTDTYPYIEISEEDSQIGHEATVSKIGDEEIFYLMSRGLSEEKATSVIVTGFFEEFIKELPMEYAVEMNRLIELEMEGSVG
- the sufC gene encoding Fe-S cluster assembly ATPase SufC, whose product is MTPNPLLQIEDLHVQRDDKEILHGLNLTVDEGQVHAVMGPNGSGKSTLANTLMGNPSCEITAGRILFRGEDISEWEVDERARAGIFLAFQYPVEIPGVPLVTFLREAINAVRGDEGPIGVREFRLRMLEKMDLLSVDSSFASRYLNDGFSGGEKKRCEILQMAMLEPALGILDETDSGLDIDALRIVAEGVNSLRTTDIGVLLITHYQRILRYIQPDFVHVLIDGDIVADGGPELAEALERDGYKQFAPETV
- a CDS encoding DUF72 domain-containing protein, which translates into the protein MALNVGTSGWRHLADFYPPRTREVDMLAVYADEFSLVEIDSTFQGVPGIERIAGWAESVGEDFRFHVLAFGGLCLHQLRPGAKPQPGVSWRDYAVPAPDFLFGEFAAALEPLGARLGAVTMQFPAYFGASAESEDYLAECRANLPGLPLAVEFRDPSWLTGNERLERTQEILIDHEIALVATDFESAADAPPLTCAATRGDVAVGRLHGRGAGDFAHQAEDPLARARHQYGREQVEEIWAALKPLGEEVDHLDVILRTDPSVCAADARQLSEIAAAPDPEPDWSWRPPAGGHN